ACATTATCACAAAACTGACGGATTAAAGATGAAGAAAAACCGTGTAACGCTTAAAAATCTTGCTCAGCAGCTGGGACTTTCTATTTCTACGATTTCCAAGGCGCTCAATAATAGCCCAGAAATCAGTGAGGAAACCAAAAAGAAAGTGCTGGACAAAGCTGATGAGCTGGGGTATAAAAGCAACGCGGGAATAGAATATGGTCATAAAACGATTGCAGTTTTATTGCCGGATATCAAAAATGATTTTTTTGCTCAAGTGCTTACAGGTCTGGAAGGCGTGGCCTCTGAGGAGGGTTTTAAAATAATCACTTGTCTAACGAATGAATCTTACAAAAAGGAGGTAGATTACCTCACGACTTTATCAAAGGAAACGATAGACGGATTCATCATCGCAGCGGCACAAGAAACCCAGAAGCTGGAACAATACGATCATTTTCAGGACATTATCGATTCCGATATTCCGCTGGTGATGTTTGACCGTGTCATCGATCAAATGGAGTGTGATAAAATCGTAATAGACGATTATCAATCTGGAGCACGTGCGGTAGATGCGCTCATAGACAGCGGTGATCGCAATATTTGTATGGTGAGTCTTACCAGCACTTTGAGCGTGTCTAGATTAAGGGAACAAGGCATACGCAATCAAATGGCGCGATATGATGATGCGATTTTCAATGTCATCACATGTGAAGATGAGCAAACTTTTCAAGATAGAGTAGGAGATGCACTCAATTATGATGGGGTGCAAAGCATTATTGCTCTTGACCAGATTTCTGGAAAACTCGCGCTGAATAAAGGGATGGAATTAGGTAAACGAGTACCCGAAGAACTCCAGATCATCAGCTATTCAGATGGTATTTTGAGTAATTACTCGCGACCCAAGATCTCGGTAATGGATCAGCACGCTGAGGAACTCGGGAAGAAAACGTTCATACGCATGCAAAACCTAATCAATAACAAAGATGAGGTTAAAGTCACCCGAATTCATACTTTAAGGACTTCGCTAATTAGGAGGGAGACGACGAGGAATTAGTTTTCTGTTATTAGTTGATGGTTATTAGTTGACAAATGTTGGTTGCTAGTTGCTAGTTGTATATTATTCGAATTCGAGTGCGCTTCTACCGGCTCAGCGTGACACTTAGATTCTCAGAATTTATTCAAAAATTATTGTCACTCTGAACCCGACCTTAGGAGGGATTCAGAGTCTCATTAAGAATGTCTCGATCTTTAAATGCATTTTTAGAACACCCCAAACCCCCTCGGAGGGGGGCTTTTTGGTCTGTATCCAAAATCTTATTGTCACTCTGAAACCGACTTTAGGAGGGATTCAGAGTCTCATTAAAATGTCTCGATCTTTAAATGCATTTTAGAACACCCCAACCCCCTCAGAGGAGTCTTGCTTATTTCGAGTGCCTCAGCTCTTAGATCTGACGGTAAAGCGAGCCCTGAGGTTCTCGAAGGGCGACTATAATGAATTGATAAGCCCCAATTTGATTTTCAAAAGGTTCTCGATACTCGTGAAAACTTCCAAACGTCGGTGTTCACGAACTTGAACTAACTTGTTTTTTCAAATAGGAGCCTCGAGTACCTCAGCCCTCAAATCTGACGCCAATTCGAGCCCTGAGGTTCTCGAAGGGTGACTGTAATGAGTTGACAAGCTCAGTTTGATTTTGCTAAAGGTTCTCGATACTCGTGAAAACCTCCTTAGGTCGGTGTTCACGAACTCGAACTGACATTAAATATTTTTCCTTCACTCAATACAAAGATCAACTGTCTAGGTTCTTAGGTCTCATAGCAAAAAATTTGTCACTCTGAACCCGACCTTAGGAGGGATTCAGAGTCTCATTAAAATGTCTCGATCTTTAAATGCATTTTAGAATACCCCCAAACCCCCTCAGAGGAGTCTTGCTTATTTCGAGTGCCTGAGCTCTCAAATCTGACGCCATTTCGAACCCTGAGGTTCTCGAAGGGCGACTATTATGAATCGATAAGCCCCAATTTGATTTTGCAAAAGGTTCTCGATACTCGTGAAGACCTCCTTAGGTCGGTGTTCACGAACTTGAACTAACTTGTTTTTTCAAATAGGAGCTTCGAGTGCCTCAGCTCTTAGATCTGACGGTAAAGCGAGCCCTGAGGTTCTCGAAGGGCGACTATTATGAATCGATAAGCCCCAATTTGATTTTGCAAAAGGTTCTCGACACTCGTGAAGACCTCCTTAGGTCGGCGTTCACGAGTTCGAACTGACATTTTTATTCTCAACTCTTACAAAGATTCTAACCAGCCTTTTATTTTTTCCTCATTAAAACATTCCAAGATCGCATCAACGCCATAAATACTCCCCTTGGTTAAACGGCTGAAGCTGTAAAGTCCTTCTACTCGTCGTTCATTTACGATGTGGGTGCAATCTTGATCTACGTGAAAGGCTAGCTTTTCTGATACTTGTTGCCCAAGATTCTTATTTAATAAATCGTTAGTGAGCAAATCACTGGTTTCTTTCACATCTGGTGAAGCCTGGATGGCGTCGATCAGAGCGTGTACGGTTGTGGACTTATCGCTAGAGACTATTTTGAAGCCATCAGCAATGAGCTTGATTTCTGGATCTGTGACGTAATCTAGGTTAAGGATACCGGCTTTTTCTAGCGCAAGCAGTTGCAACATACTCTCAACCGGCGGGCCATAGCTGTAACGTTTAGTTTGTTCATCTACTTTAATGAAATCATTCAGAAGATCTGGTCGGGTTTTGTAACTGAAAATATTATACAAATCAGGTTGTAGTTGTCGCCACATTTGTCCTACTGCAAAATCCAGACTGGGTGGCGTATCGCCCATTGCCATGCCGCAAGTGGTCTGAATGTACTCTGTGATGGGAAGTTCCTTGGATAAAATATGATCGTGAGACACATCTGGATCCTCCAGCCACGCTGCAATTATTTCTGTGCACCCTTTGTTATCTAGTGGCTGGTCACAAAAAGTAGTGTTCAGGCTCAGATACACTTGAGCCATCACATCTGCGAGGGGTTTCAACAGATCGCCTATTTCAGTATTTTTTTGATCTCGTAGATGTTTTAAAGTTTCAAACAGTGCCGACTGATCTGCTTCGGGTATGCTGAATGGATCATCGATATGTTTGCCCAGCGGTTTAGGGACTAACGGCAAACCATCGAGCGAGTAGGGGATGATGCTGATTTCACGATCTCCACCCACATATTTTAAATGGTAGCTTCCATCTAATTTTTCAAAATGACCTCCATCGTGCTCTA
This genomic interval from Nonlabens spongiae contains the following:
- a CDS encoding LacI family DNA-binding transcriptional regulator encodes the protein MKKNRVTLKNLAQQLGLSISTISKALNNSPEISEETKKKVLDKADELGYKSNAGIEYGHKTIAVLLPDIKNDFFAQVLTGLEGVASEEGFKIITCLTNESYKKEVDYLTTLSKETIDGFIIAAAQETQKLEQYDHFQDIIDSDIPLVMFDRVIDQMECDKIVIDDYQSGARAVDALIDSGDRNICMVSLTSTLSVSRLREQGIRNQMARYDDAIFNVITCEDEQTFQDRVGDALNYDGVQSIIALDQISGKLALNKGMELGKRVPEELQIISYSDGILSNYSRPKISVMDQHAEELGKKTFIRMQNLINNKDEVKVTRIHTLRTSLIRRETTRN
- a CDS encoding FAD/NAD(P)-binding protein — translated: MDTTFNLAIVGFGPRGLYVLEQYFLKHSEKEIEELPKVLIFEKDEELAVGKAWSVHQPDANWINIADRALMSFPARPAMQLGNLTIPEFQGYTSWLQEVMGHDMSDVKDTFHRRKIMGAYLTQRCTQFIESLKDLEVIKIIQERVVGLDKNHTDFLLYTPQKKYFSNKVMLTQGHLPTEMSDENKKFKQHANRDGIYFSANCYSQEAMDIYAFAKAENSNSNSTSSAELDQKNTRTTSNSKDPSKAIGIKGLGLSMIDVVRMILEHDGGHFEKLDGSYHLKYVGGDREISIIPYSLDGLPLVPKPLGKHIDDPFSIPEADQSALFETLKHLRDQKNTEIGDLLKPLADVMAQVYLSLNTTFCDQPLDNKGCTEIIAAWLEDPDVSHDHILSKELPITEYIQTTCGMAMGDTPPSLDFAVGQMWRQLQPDLYNIFSYKTRPDLLNDFIKVDEQTKRYSYGPPVESMLQLLALEKAGILNLDYVTDPEIKLIADGFKIVSSDKSTTVHALIDAIQASPDVKETSDLLTNDLLNKNLGQQVSEKLAFHVDQDCTHIVNERRVEGLYSFSRLTKGSIYGVDAILECFNEEKIKGWLESL